The Gemmatimonadota bacterium genome contains the following window.
CCGGCGTGCTGGATATCCCGCCCGAACGGATCCTCACGCGCGGACGGCTGCAGCCCGGACGCCTGTTCCTGATCGACACGATCCGCGGCCGCATCGTCACCGACAATGAGATCAAGCACGAGATCAGCTCGCGCAAGCCCTATCGCACCTGGCTGGACGAGCAAATGACGAATCTGGACGACCTGCCGGAGCCCGACGACGTGCCCGCGCTCGACCTGGCGACGCTGGAAGAACGGCAGCGGGCCTTCGGATACACCAGCGAGGAGCTGAAGATCCTCATTGGCCCCATGGCGGCCCATGGGTACGAGCCCGTGGGTTCCATGGGCAACGACGCGCCGATCGCCGTCCTGTCCAACAAGCCGCAACTGCTGTTCCACTACTTCAAGCAGCTGTTCGCCCAGGTCACCAATCCACCCCTGGACGCCATCCGCGAAGAGCTGGTCACGTCCGTGGACACCTCGATCGGGCCTGAGCAGGACCTCTTTGCCGAAACGCCCGATCACTGCCGGCAACTCCGGATCCCCCGCCCCGTGCTGTCCAACGGGGAACTCGCCCGCATTCGGGATCTCGACCTGCCCGGGCTGAAATCGGAGACGCTTCCTGCGGTGTTCCGGCGGACTTCGGAGACTACCGGGTCGACGCCGACAGGCGGGACCGTGGGTTACGACGGGTCAGCGGGAACAGGCGCGCCCGCGTCGACCGGCGCTCTCGAGGAGGCCGTGGACGAACTGTGCCGCGAGGCGGGCCGGGCCATCCGGGAACGGGGCGCTACGCTGCTTATCCTGTCGGACCGGAAAGTCGGACCGGACTGGATCCAGATCCCGAGCCTGATCGCCACCGCCGCCGTGCATCATTACCTCATTCGAGAAGGACTGCGGACCAGCGCGGCCATCGTCGTGGAATCGGGCGAGCCCCGGGAGGTCATGCACTTCTGCCTGCTCATCGGTTACGGGGCCAATGCCATCAATCCCTACCTGACCCTCGAAACGGTCGAATGGATGAGCATCGACGGCCTGATCGATCCGCCGGCCAGCGCGGCCAGTCCGGCCAGCGCGGCCAGCCCAAGCGGTCCAGGCGGTCCGGCCAGCGCGGACAAGGCACGGGAAAACCTGATCAACGCCCTGTGCAAGGGCGTCCTGAAAACCATGTCCAAGATGGGCATCTCCACCATCAAGTCCTATCACGGTGCACAGATCTTCGAGGCCATCGGCCTGAAGCAGTCGGTCATCGACAAGTACTTCACGTGGACGGCGTCCCGCATCGAGGGCATCGGGCTGTCCGAGATCGAAGCGGAGTACCGCCAGCACCATCACCACGGCTATCCCGAACGTCCCGTGGCGAACGGACATACGCTGGACGTGGGAGGCTACTACCAGTGGCGGAGCGACGGCGAGCATCACCTCTTCAACCCCCAGACCATCGCGCTCCTGCAGACGTCGACGCGCACCGGCGATTTTGAACTCTTCCGCCAGTACACGGACCAGATCGACGACCAGACGCGCCTGCTGGGGACGCTGCGCGGCCTCTTCGACTACAGGCAGGTGCAGCCTCCGGTGCCTATCGTGGAGGTGGAGCCGGCCTCGGAGATCGTCAAGCGCTTCTCCACCGGCGCCATGTCCTACGGCTCCATCAGCAAGGAGGCTCACGAGACGCTGGCCATCGCCATGAACCGCATCGGCGGCCGGAGCAATTCGGGCGAGGGGGGCGAGGACCCGAACCGTTACTACCCCGATGAGAACGGTGACTGGCGGAACAGCGCCATCAAGCAGGTGGCCTCGGGCCGGTTCGGCGTGACGAGCAACTACCTGGTCAACGCCACGGACCTGCAGATCAAGATGGCCCAGGGGGCCAAGCCCGGGGAAGGCGGACAGCTGCCGGGCCACAAGGTCTTCGAAGAGATCGCGCGCGTGCGGAAGTCGACCCCCGGCGTGGGGCTTATCTCGCCGCCGCCCCATCACGACATCTACTCCATCGAGGACCTGGCCCAGCTGATCCACGACCTGAAGAGCGCCAACGACCGGGCCCGCATCCACGTCAAGCTCGTGGCCGAGGTGGGCGTGGGCACCGTGGCGGCCGGCGTGTCCAAGGGCAAGGCCGATGTGGTCCTCATCAGCGGGTACGACGGCGGCACCGGCGCCTCGCCGGAATCGTCCATGAAGCACGCGGGCGTGCCCTGGGAACTGGGCGTCGCCGAGACCCAGCAAGTCTTGGTCCAGAACGACCTGCGGGGCCGTATCGTGGTGCAGACCGACGGCCAGCTCAAGACGGGCCGCGACGTGGTCATCGCCTGCATGCTGGGGGCCGAGGAGTTCGGCTTTGCCACGGCCGCGTTGGTGGTGAGCGGCTGCATCATGCTCCGCAAGTGCCACCTGAATACCTGCTCCGTGGGTGTGGCCACCCAGGACGAGGAGCTGCGCAAGCGCTTCACGGGCAAGCCCGAGCACGTCATCAACTTCATGATGTTCATCGCCGAGCAGATGCGCGAACAGATGGCCCAGTTGGGCTTCCGGACGGTGAACGAGATGGTGGGACGCACCGATTGCCTCGACACGCGCAAGGCCATTGACCACTGGAAGGCGAAGGGCCTGGACTTCACCCGGATGCTCGCGCCCGTCGAAGCGCCCGACCGCGTAGCCCGCTACTGCTGCCAGAGCCAGGACCACGGCCTGGAGAAGAAGCTCGACCAGCGGCTCATCGAATTGTCAACCGAGGCCCTGGAGGACCGCCAGCCGGTCGTGCTGCGGCACGCGATCCACAATATCGACCGAACGGCCGGCGCCATGCTCAGCGCGGAGGTGTCGCGGAGGCACGGCGAGGAAGGCCTGCCGGAGAATACCATCCGGGCCAGGCTGCACGGGTCGGCTGGCCAGAGTTTCGGCGCTTTCCTGGCGCCGGGCATTACCTTCCTCCTGGAAGGCGAATCCAACGACTACACGGGCAAGGGGCTGTCCGGCGGCATCATGGCCGTTTTCCCGCCCGAAAACGCGAGCTTCGTGCCCACCGAGAACGTGATCATCGGCAACGTGGCGCTCTACGGCGCCACCGGAGGGCAGGCCTACTTCCGCGGCCGGGCCGGGGAACGGTTCGCCGTGCGGAACAGCGGCGCGGAGACCGTGGTCGAAGGCGTCGGCGACCACGGCTGCGAGTACATGACCGGCGGCCGCGTGGTCGTCATCGGTCCGGTGGGCCGCAACTTCGCCGCGGGCATGAGCGGCGGCGTGGCCTACGTCCTCGACGAGCAGGGCGTCTTCCCCGGACTGTGCAACCAGGAGATGGTCGACCTGGAACCGCTGATCGAGGAAGAGGACGTCGCCGAGGTGCGGCGGCTGATCGAAGCCCACGTGCGGTATACCGGCAGCGACCGGGGCGAGGACGTACTGGCCCGGTGGTCCGAACTACGGGACGCCTTCGTCAAGGTCATGCCCGTCGACTACCGCCGCGCACTCAAGGAAATGGCGGAACGGGCGGCGGAAGAGGCCAAGACCAACGGACATCCCGTCGAGACGGTGCCTGAAGCCGTCCCCGTAGGCGTCAACGGCGGCAAGGGATAACATTCAACAGACGGATTTATGGGTAAAACAACCGGCTTCATGGAGTACGAGCGGGGGACGGCAGGTTACCGGGATCCTCGCGAACGCGTCGGCGACTGGGAAGAGTTCGTCCTGCCCATGGCGGTGGATTCGTTGCAGGAGCAGGGCGCCCGGTGCATGGACTGCGGCATCCCCTTCTGCCACACCGGGGTTCCGATGGGCAAGGGACCCGGCGCGTCGGGCTGCCCCCTGAACAACCTCATTCCCGACTGGAACGACCTGGTCTACCGGAACCACTGGAAGGAAGCCCTCCAGCAGCTGCACAAGACCAACAATTTCCCCGAGTTCACCGGGCGGGTCTGCCCCGCGCCCTGCGAGGGCTCCTGCGTACTCGGCATCAACGCCGATCCGGTGACCATCAAGAGCATCGAGTGCGCCATCGTCGACCGCGGTTTCGAGGAAGGCTGGATTCAGCCGGAGCCGCCGCCGAAGCGGACCGGCAAGAAGGTGGCCGTCATCGGATCCGGGCCTGCCGGTCTGGCCTGCGCCGCCCAGCTCAACCGCGCCGGCCACCGCGTGATGGTCTACGAACGGGCCGACCGACCCGGTGGACTGCTCATGTACGGCATCCCGAATATGAAGCTCGACAAGGAAAAGGTCGTCCAGCGCCGCCTCGACCAGATGACGGCCGAGGGCGTCGAGTTCGTGACCGGCGTCGAGATCGGCAGGGACGTGCCCGCGGCGGACCTGGGCAGCGAAAACGACGCCGTGGTGATCTGCACCGGCGCCACCAAGCCCAACGACTTCGTGCGCAACGCGCCGGGTCGCGGCCTGGACGGCGTCCATTTCGCCATGGACTTCCTCCACGCGAACACGAAGAGCCTGCTGGATTCGGGACACGAGGACGGGAAC
Protein-coding sequences here:
- the gltB gene encoding glutamate synthase large subunit codes for the protein RSLPHALMMMIQATSRNFESISDEIKAFYEYHACLMEPWDGPALIAACDGDRICTTLDRNGLRPFRYVVTKDDFVVGASEAGVLDIPPERILTRGRLQPGRLFLIDTIRGRIVTDNEIKHEISSRKPYRTWLDEQMTNLDDLPEPDDVPALDLATLEERQRAFGYTSEELKILIGPMAAHGYEPVGSMGNDAPIAVLSNKPQLLFHYFKQLFAQVTNPPLDAIREELVTSVDTSIGPEQDLFAETPDHCRQLRIPRPVLSNGELARIRDLDLPGLKSETLPAVFRRTSETTGSTPTGGTVGYDGSAGTGAPASTGALEEAVDELCREAGRAIRERGATLLILSDRKVGPDWIQIPSLIATAAVHHYLIREGLRTSAAIVVESGEPREVMHFCLLIGYGANAINPYLTLETVEWMSIDGLIDPPASAASPASAASPSGPGGPASADKARENLINALCKGVLKTMSKMGISTIKSYHGAQIFEAIGLKQSVIDKYFTWTASRIEGIGLSEIEAEYRQHHHHGYPERPVANGHTLDVGGYYQWRSDGEHHLFNPQTIALLQTSTRTGDFELFRQYTDQIDDQTRLLGTLRGLFDYRQVQPPVPIVEVEPASEIVKRFSTGAMSYGSISKEAHETLAIAMNRIGGRSNSGEGGEDPNRYYPDENGDWRNSAIKQVASGRFGVTSNYLVNATDLQIKMAQGAKPGEGGQLPGHKVFEEIARVRKSTPGVGLISPPPHHDIYSIEDLAQLIHDLKSANDRARIHVKLVAEVGVGTVAAGVSKGKADVVLISGYDGGTGASPESSMKHAGVPWELGVAETQQVLVQNDLRGRIVVQTDGQLKTGRDVVIACMLGAEEFGFATAALVVSGCIMLRKCHLNTCSVGVATQDEELRKRFTGKPEHVINFMMFIAEQMREQMAQLGFRTVNEMVGRTDCLDTRKAIDHWKAKGLDFTRMLAPVEAPDRVARYCCQSQDHGLEKKLDQRLIELSTEALEDRQPVVLRHAIHNIDRTAGAMLSAEVSRRHGEEGLPENTIRARLHGSAGQSFGAFLAPGITFLLEGESNDYTGKGLSGGIMAVFPPENASFVPTENVIIGNVALYGATGGQAYFRGRAGERFAVRNSGAETVVEGVGDHGCEYMTGGRVVVIGPVGRNFAAGMSGGVAYVLDEQGVFPGLCNQEMVDLEPLIEEEDVAEVRRLIEAHVRYTGSDRGEDVLARWSELRDAFVKVMPVDYRRALKEMAERAAEEAKTNGHPVETVPEAVPVGVNGGKG
- a CDS encoding glutamate synthase subunit beta, whose product is MGKTTGFMEYERGTAGYRDPRERVGDWEEFVLPMAVDSLQEQGARCMDCGIPFCHTGVPMGKGPGASGCPLNNLIPDWNDLVYRNHWKEALQQLHKTNNFPEFTGRVCPAPCEGSCVLGINADPVTIKSIECAIVDRGFEEGWIQPEPPPKRTGKKVAVIGSGPAGLACAAQLNRAGHRVMVYERADRPGGLLMYGIPNMKLDKEKVVQRRLDQMTAEGVEFVTGVEIGRDVPAADLGSENDAVVICTGATKPNDFVRNAPGRGLDGVHFAMDFLHANTKSLLDSGHEDGNYISAKDKHVIVLGGGDTGTDCVGTAIRHGCKTMNQFDVIPKPPPERAPGNPWPQWPVVYKLDYGQEEGKALFGDDPRRYDTSTVEFIDDGQGRVKALRTIDLDRSVPSNGAPFSPKKGTEQEWPADLVLLAMGFSGPEDPVIEQLEVERDGRSNAQAEYGKYATSVDNVFAAGDARRGQSLVVWAIHEGRGAAREVDRYLMGSTDLP